In Citrus sinensis cultivar Valencia sweet orange chromosome 2, DVS_A1.0, whole genome shotgun sequence, a single genomic region encodes these proteins:
- the LOC102607905 gene encoding CRAL-TRIO domain-containing protein YKL091C — protein MEKENHREIALTQMRNSVQKLGSSTGKYGDPTLMRFLIARSMDSEKAARMFVQWQKWRATMVPNGFIADSEVPDELEPRKIFLQGLTKDGLPLLVIQVRKHFPSKDPLQFKKFVVHLLDKTIASSFRGSEVGNEKLTAILDLRQISYKNVDVRGMITGFQFLQAYYPERLAKLYILHMPGFFVSVWRMVSRCLERATLEKIVIVTNEEEMENFVKDIGEEVLPEEYGGRAKLVAVQDVTLPQLEDASR, from the exons ATGGAGAAGGAGAATCATCGAGAAATTGCACTGACCCAGATGAGAAACTCAGTTCAAAAGCTCGGTTCTTCCACTGGG AAATATGGGGATCCGACATTGATGAGGTTCTTGATTGCAAGGTCAATGGACTCAGAGAAGGCGGCAAGGATGTTTGTTCAGTGGCAGAAGTGGAGGGCTACTATGGTGCCAAATGGCTTCATTGCTGACTCCGAGGTTCCCGATGAATTGGAGCCAAGGAAGATTTTTTTGCAGGGCTTGACCAAAGATGGATTACCACTGCTGGTTATACAAGTTAGAAAGCATTTTCCTTCTAAGGATCCTCTCCAGTTTAAGA AATTTGTGGTCCACCTGCTAGACAAAACAATTGCAAG TTCCTTTAGAGGAAGTGAAGTTGGAAATGAAAAGTTGACTGCCATTCTTGATCTGCGACAAATTTCATACAAGAACGTTGATGTACGTGGAATGATTACTggatttcaatttttacag GCTTACTATCCTGAACGCTTAGCAAAATTGTACATCTTACATATGCCCGGATTCTTTGTCAGTGTTTGGAGGATGGTTTCTCGTTGCCTTGAGAGGGCAACACTTGAAAAG ATTGTGATTGTGACTAACGAAGAAGAAATGGAGAATTTTGTAAAGGACATTGGTGAAGAAGTACTGCCAGAAGAGTACGGTGGTCGAGCTAAGCTCGTTGCTGTCCAAGATGTTACATTGCCACAGTTGGAAGATGCATCTCGCTAA
- the LOC102608194 gene encoding uncharacterized protein LOC102608194, whose translation MATFSSHQTQTHFISKLPANKPRTKPMFTRVRMSYQESAPSVAVVGVTGAVGQEFLSVLSDRDFPYRSIKMLASKRSAGKQLSFQDKAYTVEELTEDSFDGVDIALFSAGGSISKKFGPIAVEKGSIVVDNSSAFRMVENVPLVIPEVNPEAMSGIKVGMGKGALIANPNCSTIICLMAATPLHRRAKVTRMVVSTYQAASGAGAAAMEELELQTREVLEGKPPTCKIFSQQYAFNLFSHNAPVLENGYNEEEMKMVKETRKIWNDKDVRVTATCIRVPVMRAHAESVNLQFEKPLDEDTARDILKNAPGVVVIDDRASNHFPTPLEVSNKDDVAVGRIRRDVSQDGNHGLDIFVCGDQVRKGAALNAVQIAEMLL comes from the exons ATGGCGACTTTCTCGTCACATCAAACACAGACCCACTTCATATCCAAACTGCCCGCCAACAAACCCAGAACCAAACCCATGTTCACAAGAGTCCGAATGTCCTACCAAGAATCGGCACCCTCCGTGGCGGTCGTCGGCGTGACTGGCGCCGTCGGCCAAGAGTTCCTCTCCGTCCTCTCCGATCGCGACTTCCCTTACCGTTCGATCAAAATGCTGGCCTCCAAGCGTTCTGCTGGGAAGCAACTCAGCTTCCAAGACAAAGCGTACACGGTCGAAGAGCTAACGGAGGATAGCTTTGATGGCGTTGATATCGCGCTGTTTAGTGCTGGTGGGTCGATCAGTAAGAAGTTTGGGCCTATTGCTGTCGAGAAAGGGAGCATTGTTGTGGATAATAGCTCGGCTTTTAGGATGGTGGAGAATGTGCCGCTTGTGATTCCTGAAGTGAATCCTGAAGCCATGAGTGGGATTAAAGTTGGAATGGGGAAAGGTGCTTTGATTGCTAATCCTAATTGTTCTACTATCATTTGCTTGATGGCTGCCACGCCTCTCCATCGCCGTGCTAAG GTTACACGTATGGTGGTAAGTACATATCAGGCTGCTAGTGGTGCTGGTGCTGCTGCAATGGAAGAACTTGAGCTGCAAACTCGTGAG gtgCTGGAAGGAAAACCTCCAACTTGTAAAATCTTTTCACAACAG TATGCTTTCAATTTGTTCTCACACAATGCACCTGTTCTTGAAAATGGGTACAATGAAGAAGAGATGAAAATGGTAAAAGAGACAAGAAAAATCTGG AATGACAAGGATGTTAGAGTGACTGCCACATGCATACGAGTTCCTGTCATGCGTGCACATGCTGAGAGTGTGAATCTTCAATTTGAGAAGCCCCTTGATGAG GACACAGCAAGGGATATTCTGAAGAATGCACCTGGGGTAGTTGTCATTGATGATCGGGCGTCCAATCACTTTCCCACACCATTGGAGGTATCAAACAAAGATGACGTTGCAGTTGGCAGGATCCGCCGTGATGTTTCTCAG